From a region of the Paenibacillus lutimineralis genome:
- a CDS encoding response regulator transcription factor, whose translation MMFKVLLIDDEPGALEGMELWVPWEEIGFEICGTSDNGMEGLEKIRELKPDLVVTDVNMPIMSGLEMIKAWREQGKSEVSFVVVSGYSDFEYAQKAMHYGVHHYLLKPLIAEEAEKELRDIRAELIRRSKRQRLEQIADYEETVTVLKKLITAQPLEEGEQTIIRGMSALQERWNICLLQVDSPILTEFRETASSVISTASSMFLVDGDQGHLAIIYGFNGEELESNNWSKIIEIVQDYKGQRIFVGAGYSQSSLLEIGRSYRTAKTAVKYKFYEQGYDGITLYQNIEGLQFSHPYNQLQLMDTILRAVELMDQDEFTGAVDRAREVFHTSSTQPDIVKKLVVHMMYRIAEFTCMIKDISEEEIIEKYGVYEIAGSVLNLDELMGRLRAIGMEVIHLLLQEQSQQAQGVIFEINQYIHEHYREGLTIKKLAEVFFLHPVYLGQLLIKRNGMGFNDMIHKLRIEEAVRLLGDHSYKNSEIAERVGYSSYGQFAKQFERRMGMSPNQYKNSKF comes from the coding sequence ATGATGTTCAAAGTACTGCTAATTGATGATGAGCCGGGGGCACTAGAGGGAATGGAGCTATGGGTCCCTTGGGAGGAAATAGGCTTTGAGATCTGCGGAACCAGTGACAATGGGATGGAAGGATTGGAGAAGATTCGTGAGCTGAAGCCCGATCTGGTGGTTACCGATGTGAATATGCCGATCATGAGCGGACTTGAGATGATCAAGGCTTGGCGGGAACAAGGCAAATCAGAGGTGAGCTTCGTCGTAGTCAGCGGGTATTCCGATTTCGAATACGCTCAGAAGGCCATGCATTATGGAGTGCACCATTATTTGTTGAAGCCGTTGATCGCCGAAGAGGCAGAGAAGGAACTGCGCGATATCCGTGCAGAGTTGATACGAAGATCCAAGCGGCAGCGCTTGGAGCAAATCGCTGATTATGAAGAGACGGTTACCGTGCTCAAGAAGCTAATAACGGCACAGCCGTTAGAAGAAGGGGAGCAGACTATAATCCGGGGAATGTCAGCTCTGCAGGAGCGTTGGAATATATGCCTGCTGCAGGTGGATTCTCCGATTCTGACTGAATTCAGAGAGACAGCTTCGTCTGTCATTTCCACAGCTTCATCCATGTTCCTGGTCGATGGCGATCAGGGCCATCTAGCTATCATCTATGGTTTTAACGGAGAGGAATTGGAGAGTAATAATTGGAGCAAGATCATAGAGATCGTCCAGGATTATAAGGGTCAGCGCATATTTGTCGGGGCCGGGTACAGTCAGTCATCGCTATTAGAGATCGGAAGAAGCTATCGCACTGCAAAGACAGCAGTAAAATATAAGTTTTACGAACAGGGTTACGATGGCATAACACTTTATCAGAACATTGAGGGTCTGCAGTTCAGTCATCCATACAATCAACTACAGCTCATGGATACGATATTGCGAGCTGTGGAGCTTATGGATCAGGATGAGTTCACAGGAGCCGTGGACCGGGCAAGGGAAGTTTTCCACACTTCCTCAACGCAGCCGGATATTGTCAAGAAGCTTGTCGTCCACATGATGTATAGAATTGCAGAGTTTACCTGCATGATCAAGGACATTTCAGAGGAAGAGATCATAGAGAAGTACGGGGTTTATGAAATCGCAGGTAGTGTCCTGAATTTAGATGAGTTAATGGGGCGGCTGCGGGCTATAGGAATGGAAGTCATCCATTTATTATTGCAGGAGCAATCCCAGCAGGCGCAGGGGGTCATCTTTGAGATTAATCAGTATATTCATGAGCATTATCGGGAAGGTCTGACGATTAAGAAGCTGGCCGAAGTCTTTTTCCTTCATCCGGTCTATTTAGGCCAACTGCTAATCAAGAGGAATGGCATGGGCTTCAATGATATGATCCATAAACTTAGAATCGAAGAAGCGGTGAGATTGCTTGGCGACCACAGTTACAAGAATAGTGAAATCGCGGAGCGGGTCGGTTACAGCAGTTATGGGCAGTTCGCGAAGCAATTTGAACGCCGGATGGGGATGTCGCCCAACCAATACAAGAATAGTAAGTTCTAA
- a CDS encoding sensor histidine kinase, producing MKLGKFRLRRIINDIPLNYKFLMILVIGVLLPIIIINLMFMDRMSDFIRAREEQNLDISLERARKDIHDYIDGGVAVSHALNTDKALNEMLDRTYEGQLEFYETFDEQLRNRVTSYIPVNNQIERITIFTNNPTIVSGGNYQFINATVKNSDWYRLWKDNSDPVYVAAYIATEANNFASTVPYLSVMERMDYYDKYNTYEKVLRIDIELNKIYDVIMREKDYLNLYLLNENNQVIMSAGSGYRKGLISDQYSIFELPEQYSEEDVHTISIGTAKYVKGWKLVGLPEGTRINKALVEMRVFVGLLAVAVTLAAMLFIYIMLRSYNYRVKRLSRHMQKVTNEKFDLISIEEGRDEIGGLIQNFNSMTSRINSLINNVYKLEIQKKNLEMERVRAELNLLQSQMNPHFLFNTLNAILVVCTKNNYDDVTDVIKSLSRLLRRLLSWKEDIVTIQEEIMFIEMYLKIEKFRFRDKIDYEFEIDEEALLYKIPKMSIQPLVENSCKHGIQMINAQGLVKVSVKIVDGKLRVAVCDNGKGIEPEKLREIILSVRNENSSGTSIGIRNVYRRLELNYNNQAGFDIVSKPGQGTTVSFEIPVNLLERKFT from the coding sequence ATGAAGCTCGGGAAATTCAGGCTCAGAAGAATCATTAATGACATTCCGTTGAACTATAAGTTTCTAATGATTCTGGTTATAGGTGTGCTACTGCCTATTATTATTATCAATCTCATGTTCATGGATCGGATGTCGGACTTCATCCGGGCAAGAGAGGAGCAGAACCTTGATATTTCACTAGAGCGGGCCCGGAAGGATATACATGATTATATTGATGGCGGCGTGGCTGTAAGTCATGCGTTGAATACCGATAAAGCATTGAATGAAATGCTGGATCGCACATACGAAGGACAATTGGAATTCTATGAGACCTTTGATGAACAGCTTAGAAATCGGGTAACCAGTTACATACCAGTTAATAATCAGATCGAACGAATTACGATCTTCACGAACAATCCAACGATCGTATCCGGAGGGAACTACCAATTCATCAATGCTACTGTGAAGAACAGCGATTGGTATCGTCTATGGAAAGATAATTCGGATCCGGTATATGTCGCGGCCTATATAGCGACAGAAGCGAACAATTTTGCGTCTACGGTCCCCTATCTCAGCGTTATGGAGAGAATGGACTATTACGATAAATACAACACCTATGAGAAGGTGCTGCGCATCGATATTGAGCTTAACAAAATTTATGACGTCATTATGCGCGAGAAGGACTATTTGAATTTGTATTTGCTGAATGAGAACAATCAGGTGATTATGTCAGCGGGCAGCGGCTATCGAAAGGGATTGATTTCCGATCAATACTCTATATTCGAGCTGCCAGAGCAGTACAGCGAGGAAGACGTTCATACTATTTCGATCGGGACAGCGAAGTACGTCAAAGGCTGGAAGCTGGTTGGTTTGCCGGAGGGAACAAGAATCAACAAGGCGTTAGTGGAGATGCGTGTATTTGTTGGGCTGCTGGCAGTTGCAGTAACCCTGGCAGCAATGCTCTTTATCTATATTATGCTGAGATCGTACAATTACCGGGTCAAACGCTTATCAAGACATATGCAGAAGGTCACGAATGAGAAGTTTGATCTGATCTCTATTGAAGAGGGAAGAGATGAAATCGGCGGATTGATACAGAACTTCAACAGCATGACGTCAAGGATCAATTCATTGATTAATAATGTATATAAGCTGGAAATTCAGAAGAAGAACCTGGAGATGGAGCGCGTAAGAGCTGAGCTGAATCTGCTTCAGAGTCAGATGAATCCACATTTCCTGTTCAATACATTAAATGCGATTCTGGTCGTCTGTACGAAGAATAACTATGATGATGTGACCGATGTGATCAAGAGCTTATCCCGGTTGCTGCGTCGATTGCTGAGTTGGAAAGAGGATATCGTCACAATTCAGGAAGAGATCATGTTCATTGAAATGTATCTGAAAATCGAGAAGTTCCGCTTCCGCGACAAAATCGATTATGAGTTCGAAATCGATGAGGAGGCCTTGCTATATAAAATTCCTAAGATGAGCATCCAGCCTCTCGTGGAGAATTCCTGTAAACACGGGATTCAGATGATTAATGCACAAGGATTGGTGAAAGTCAGTGTAAAAATAGTGGACGGGAAGCTTCGCGTAGCTGTCTGCGATAACGGAAAAGGAATCGAACCAGAGAAACTTCGTGAGATTATTCTGTCGGTACGCAATGAGAATTCATCTGGGACCAGTATCGGGATCCGAAATGTATACCGGAGACTGGAACTGAATTATAACAACCAGGCAGGTTTTGATATCGTTAGCAAGCCGGGTCAGGGCACGACTGTTTCTTTTGAGATCCCGGTGAATCTCCTTGAGCGTAAGTTCACTTAA